The genomic segment ATCGGTGGTGAAGTCGAACACCACGTACGGGTAATCCGCGTCCCCGATGCCCACCCACAGGTGCGCCTTCTTCGTGCGGTCGGAACCGGGCACCCGCAACTTCACGCCCGTGTCGCCCCCGTGGATCACCCGCGACAACAACACCCGGGTGTGCATCAGTTGGTACAAGGGCCTCAGCAACTCGGCCGCCCGGAACAGCCAGTCGCCCAGGGTCGAAGACGCGACCGTGACACCCGAGCGGGCCAGTTGCCCGGCGAGTCGATGCACGGGCACGTGATCGGCGAACTTGGCGGTGACGACATGGGCCAACAGGCCCGGACCGCACAGCCCCTTCGGGATCGGACCGACCTGGGCCGGTCCGGCAGTCTGCACCCGTTGCTCCGCCGGCACGACGTTGGGGTCGCAGTGCCGGCACGCGTAACTCTTCTTGACCGTGCGGAGCACGAAGAACTTGGCGGGGTCCAAATCGAGTTGCTCGGCCGTCTGGTCCCCAATGCACGCCCGCGACCGGCCGCAACACGGGCACAACTTCTGCGCCTCGGTCAGGTCGTGAACGACCTCGCGCCGTTCCAGGTGTTCGGGCAGCGGGGAACGCCCGTGCGGATCGCGCCGGGGCGGTGGCTTCTCGGTGGTGGGTCCCGGCGGGGGCGGGCGGCGCTCGCTGCGGCGCCCGAACCGGTGCTTCAAGGCGGCGTCGAGTTTGGCCTGCAACGCGGCATTTTGGGCTTCGAGTTGTTGGACCCGAGCGAGCAGTTCACGGACCATCGCTTGGAGCGTGGCCACGTCGGTGGGCAGAGAGGCATCGGTCGGCGGCGCGGTGGCGTCCATGCCCTTTCAACACCACGGTCGCTCTCAAGTAGCGCGAGAGGGTGCCGGGGCGGATGTGAACCGCTTGAACCGCCGGACGTGGGACACGTCGATGCCGTCGAGGATCATGGCGAACTGAGCGGCCGACAGTTCGAGCCCGGCGGCCGTGGCTTCGGGGAAATGATACCGCCCGGCTTCGAGCCGCGAGCACCACAGGCACAGCCCGTGCCCGCCCCAGTACAGCACCTTCAACCGATCGGCGGACCGGTTGGTGAACACGAACAGGTGCCCGCTCAACGGATCAGCGGAGAGCTGGGTGCGGACCAGGTTGGACAAGCCGTCGAATCCGAGCCGCAGGTCCACCCCGCCGGCGAACCACAACTTCACACTCGGCGGGATGCTCAGCACGGGCGTTCCTCCACGCCTCGGAGGACGGCGACGATCAGTTCGGGGCGGGTCTGGGCGGGGAACCGGACGACAGTCCCGGACGGCAGAGCCAGTTCGATCGGAAGCGCGGGGGTAGGAGGCGGTGCGACGCGAATGGGCACGACGGTGATCGCGGGAGCGCCGGGCGCCGGGACGGGACGGGTGAGCCGGCGCCGCCACAGGTAGAAGTTGGACAGGGACACCCCTTCGGCGGCGCAGAACGCGGCGACGGTGTGATGACCGGCCGCGAACCGTTCGAGGCGTTCGACCCACCGCCGGGTGGCGGCATCACAATAGGAACGGGTAGACGAGTCGGACACGAAGGCATCCTCCGAGAACAGGAACGGATGCCGTCCACGATAAATCACCCGTCAATCACGTGATCCGCCGGACGGGTACCTTGCGGCCGAGCGCCTTGCGGAGTAGGCCACTCCTCTTCGGCACCTTGCCCCGCGCCGCGTCGAGGATCTTCTTGGTGAGTTCGTCCAGCCCCTTGCGGATGGCGCCGCGGCCGGCCTTCTTGTCCAGCCCCTGAAGCCGCTCGATGAGGGCTTGCAACTGGCCCGGATCGACGCTCCCGATGATGGGCACTTTGAACCGGTTGCGGGTGGCCATCTCAGCCCCGGAGGACGTAGTGAAAGGCGGTCACACTCAGCCCCGCGAAGAGCGCCCCGTAGAGCGCGAGGAAGCCGAAGCCCGTGACCCACAGGAACCCGCGCAGCATGCACCGCGGGAGCGGGTCGGGGCGCGGCGGGTCCGGCCACCATTCATCGGGGAACGCGCTCACGTGCCCTCCTCCACGATGCACCACAGTTCTAAAAGGTTCTCAGCGCCGACCGTCGGCGGACACGCCACGATGTTCAGTGTGATCCCGGTGTCCTGCCACAGCAGCCGGCACGTGGAGTTCACGTCGGTGCGGTACCGCATCCGCACGCGGTGCGTGTACTGCGCCTGCGTGGTGCCCGACTGGAAGATTTCGCGCCCGCCGGTCGCGATCACCTCGGCCCGCACGTCGGCTTCCAGGTTGGCCCATGCCGTGACCTTGCCGCGGAACGCGGCGGGGGTCGTCGTCGGCGATTGAATGGTCACGAACTGCCGCAGCCGGCCGATGCGGGTCTTCTTGCCGAGTTGTCCGGGCATGGGCTCACTCGTGCTGGGGAACGAACAGGTGGCCCAACAGGACGCCGACCGCGAGGCAGACCACCATGACGAACCCGCGGTAGGTGTTGGCCGTGTCCAGGCTCACGCGACTGAGCGTGGCCGGGTTGCCCCCGCGCGCGTACGCGATGAGGTCGTAGCCCACCAGAATCAGGAACGCCGCGATGATGACCAGCGCCGTCGTTTCCTTCCACGTCATGATTCGCCCTCACGAGTAGTAGCCGGTGTGCAGCGACCGCAACAAGCGGACGGCGCCGAGCGGCAACCCGAGTTCGGTCGGGTCGTCGGAGTCGCCGCGGTGTTCGTACCAGTAGCCGATGGCGAGCTTCATCGCGCTCCGCACCCGTGCCGGCACCTGATCGGCGCTGGCGTAGCCCGCGACGAACTGGCACGACACGGCGCCGAGGCGCGAGGTCTGCGTGAACGGCCAGAGCTTGCCCGGGTACGGGTACGCGAGCGGGGGCGAGTGATCGAGCCACGTCAGGAAGTCGGTGCCCTCGGTGAGCGTCTGCGGCACGCCGTTCGGGTCGAAGTACGTCAGCGACACGATGGACTGCACGGGCTCGTAGGGCAGGATCAGCACCGGGTAGTAGCCCGGCACCATTCCCGGCCAGTAGTCGGAGGCGAACTTCATCCCCGGATCGTCGCGGTACGGGAACGTGTGCCAGGACATCGTGAGCGTCTGCGTCATCCACCGCCGGCCCGTCTCAAGCTCGGTCTGCTCGCGCGCGGCCCGAATCAGATCGGTAATCAGGTCGTCGTCGGCCGTCACCCCGGGCGAGACGTTGAGGTGCGCCTTGGCCTGAGCCAGGGTGAGCGGTTCCGCGGCGGGGGGTGTTGTCAGCGTCAGCCCGTACGACATCGCCCCACCCCCCACCCGTGCCACGGAACCGCGCCCCGATTAGCCCTGCTTCACCTTCTTCGGCTTCGGCTCTTCGCCCTCGTCCACGGGCTTCGCGAACCCGGCCCGGACGAGGCCCTCGGCCTTGGCCCTCGGCATCTCCACGATGTCGCCCGTGTTCCACGAATGGTTGTGCCCGCTCATGTTCGCGAGCATTTCGACTTTCACCTTGTCCACTGGAACGCCTCGCGGGTGGGTTTTGTAAAGTACGATGCAAAAAGAAGCGGGCCGTCCGTGACCTCGTGCGCCTCCGTGCGAGCGGGTCGGTCGATTACGGGTGGACGTAGTACTTGATGGGGCCGGTGCCCGCGTCCAGAACCTTGCCGTCCGACCGCATGAAGGCGATGAACGCGACCTGATCCGAGTCGGCGTAGCGCTCTTCGAGCCGCTTCATGCGGATCTGGTTGATGTCGCGGATCTTGTACTTCCGCATGGCGCCGACCGCCATCGTCTTGTTGCCCGCGGCCAGAACGCTCGGCATGTTCTGGTTGATCTGGATCATGACGCCCTTGAGCCGGTCCGGGGCGCCGTTCTGCCCCTCCTCGAACAGGTAGCGGCCGTAGTTGTCCTTCAGCTTGCGGATGACCAACAGAATCTGGTCGTGGAACATGATCCGGAACGACGGGTCGCGGCGGTACGCGGGATCGACCGAGTGGATCAGGTTCAGGATCTCATCGGCCGCGATCGCGGTGTCGCTCGCGGCCGTCACGCCGAGTTGCGCGCCGGTCAACACGCCCTGCGGTTGCCCGATGCCGGTGCCCTGCGTGAAGTCGAGTTCCTGCACGCGGCCGAGGCGCTCCCCGAGCATCGAAGAGATTTCGTCCGCCAGGTTGAACGCGCTGTCTTCGAGCAGTTCGGCGGGCACCTGCACCATCTTGCTCGAATACTTCCACGCGCCGAACACCACCTGATTGAAGGCCACGTCTTGCGTACTGACGGTCGTGGTCTCCCCGATCCGCTCGCCCATGTTGTTGGTGTCGTTCGTCGTCGGCCACGGCATCGAGTTGCCGGACTCGGTCCGCATCGTGTCCGCCACCTCGCGCATGCCGTTGTACGCCTTCAGCGCGCGCTCCAGGTTGTAAACGAAGCCCTGCGGGACGGTGTACCCGCCGGCGGCGCCCACGGTGGCGGACAGCGACCGCTTCTGGGCCGGCGCCTCCTTCACCGGCCGGCGCGGCAGGCCGATGTTGAGCGCCCGGCGGTTCGGGTTCATGCCCGCGAGCTTGCACGCCCGCCGGTGCGCGTCGGAGAGGTCGAAGCCGTGCTGCTTCCGGCACCACGCCTGGAACGCGAGGGCGCGCACCTCCTCGGCGCCGGGCTTGCCGTCGCGCCCCGCCTTGCCGCCCCGGCGCGGGGTGTCTTCGAGGCCGGGCTTGGTCCGCCGCTCCTCACCGGACCCGCCCAACTCGGCGCCGATCTCCTCGGACCGCCGGGCGACTTCCAGTTGCCGCGTCAGCGCGTTGAAGTCGGCGTTGAGCTTCTCCCACTTCGACCGCTCTTCCGGGGTGAAGTCGGTCTTGGCCCCTTCGAGGGTGTCCGCCATCTTGCGGATTTCGGCACCGATGGGCGCGCGCTGTTCCGCCAACTGCTTAACGGTCAGAGGCATGGTTCACCTGGGATTTTGAGGACCGCCGCCGGGTCGAAGGGACCGGCGAAACACGTCAACGCACCGCCCCTCTGGCGTCATCGCGTCCCGCCGGCTGGGCAGCGGTCCCCGATAAGGGACGTGATAGCGCCGGCCCGACTGAGCCGACAGGCGAATGGCTATACTGAGATGGTTGATCGTCGCTGTGACGGGTCGCCCCGTGCGCGGCGCCCCGCCCTCTTGACAGCTTGTGACGAGTGTGGGAACGTGAAGTCGTGCGGATTCTGTGTTACCCTGTCAGCAGGCACCATCGCCCAAGCTAACACGGGTCCGAGATTCCGAGGCGAGCTTGCGCTGGTGCATAAGCAAACATCATAACGATAAGTGTTTGCTTATGCACCAGTGCAAGCCAATACGACCAGACTTACTAGAGTTAACTAGTGCAAGCGTGTAGAGATATCAACTTATCAACGAAAGATAGCTTGAGTCTCGGCCGCTCAAGACTTTTTTTCGCGAGGTGAAACATGTGGAATAGAAACCAGTACGTTGGACCGGGTGGCGGGCTCTCGGTAGGCCCAGGTGGCGGCATGTCAGTCGGTCCCGGCGGGGGAGCGTCTGTTGGTCCGGGCGGCGGCCTTTCTGTGGGGCCGGGAGGTGGATTATCGGTGGGTCCGGGCGGCGGCCTTTCTGTGGGGCCGGGAGGTGGATTATCGGTGGGTCCGGGCGGCGGCCTTTCTGTGGGGCCGGGAGGTGGATTATCGGTGGGTCCGGGCGGCGGCCTTTCTGTGGGGCCGGGAGGTGGCATGTCCGTTGGTCCAGAGCCCTACATGAGCAATATTCCGCCGTGGCCTGTTTTCATTCAAGAACTCCGTAAGCGAGGCCTGCATCAGTATGCCGACATGATCGAACAGCACCTTCCGGGCTAGTGGCCGAACCCGTCGCTGCATCGGACCGCTACACATCGGGAGTTTGCAGCACCGAGCACGGGGTGCGCGGCCGGTAAGCTTGATCATTCGGTGGTGGAGAGGCGTGCGGTTGCTCGTACCGAGGAGAAGACAGCATGATGACTATGGGTGATTACCTGACAGAGATCGAATACGCCGCAAGCAGCTTGATCCCAATCATCTGGGAGGAGCGTCACCGCTTGCAAAAGCTGGAAATGGAAGTCGCGTCGCTTACCCGGCTCGTCGAGGACAACTACCGACGTGCTGCGTCCGTGGCGATGAACTCCGAAGACGCCGATGATGCCGCGATGGCAGCGGGGATTTACTGGGAAAACTAC from the Frigoriglobus tundricola genome contains:
- the tnpC gene encoding IS66 family transposase, translated to MDATAPPTDASLPTDVATLQAMVRELLARVQQLEAQNAALQAKLDAALKHRFGRRSERRPPPPGPTTEKPPPRRDPHGRSPLPEHLERREVVHDLTEAQKLCPCCGRSRACIGDQTAEQLDLDPAKFFVLRTVKKSYACRHCDPNVVPAEQRVQTAGPAQVGPIPKGLCGPGLLAHVVTAKFADHVPVHRLAGQLARSGVTVASSTLGDWLFRAAELLRPLYQLMHTRVLLSRVIHGGDTGVKLRVPGSDRTKKAHLWVGIGDADYPYVVFDFTTDHTADGPTRFLKGYAGYFQADALAQYEGLYGDDRVKHVCCLAHARRKFVTALDGGDTRAAAALELFGRLYGIERALPPLLPPSDDPVQRDQRREREEQRRAIRQRDAEPVLNELSKWLGEQPSLPKSALGVAIGYASNNWDALKRYVDQGFLAIDNNLSERTLRAIALGRNNWGVIGSAVGGQTAAVLYSVVGTCKHLGLDPFAYLREALPGLFALGEKPTVEQLLDWLPDRWQLNRTRDQPIPNVTTR
- the tnpB gene encoding IS66 family insertion sequence element accessory protein TnpB (TnpB, as the term is used for proteins encoded by IS66 family insertion elements, is considered an accessory protein, since TnpC, encoded by a neighboring gene, is a DDE family transposase.); this translates as MLSIPPSVKLWFAGGVDLRLGFDGLSNLVRTQLSADPLSGHLFVFTNRSADRLKVLYWGGHGLCLWCSRLEAGRYHFPEATAAGLELSAAQFAMILDGIDVSHVRRFKRFTSAPAPSRAT
- the tnpA gene encoding IS66 family insertion sequence element accessory protein TnpA, giving the protein MSDSSTRSYCDAATRRWVERLERFAAGHHTVAAFCAAEGVSLSNFYLWRRRLTRPVPAPGAPAITVVPIRVAPPPTPALPIELALPSGTVVRFPAQTRPELIVAVLRGVEERPC
- a CDS encoding phage head closure protein; the encoded protein is MPGQLGKKTRIGRLRQFVTIQSPTTTPAAFRGKVTAWANLEADVRAEVIATGGREIFQSGTTQAQYTHRVRMRYRTDVNSTCRLLWQDTGITLNIVACPPTVGAENLLELWCIVEEGT
- a CDS encoding head-tail connector protein, yielding MSYGLTLTTPPAAEPLTLAQAKAHLNVSPGVTADDDLITDLIRAAREQTELETGRRWMTQTLTMSWHTFPYRDDPGMKFASDYWPGMVPGYYPVLILPYEPVQSIVSLTYFDPNGVPQTLTEGTDFLTWLDHSPPLAYPYPGKLWPFTQTSRLGAVSCQFVAGYASADQVPARVRSAMKLAIGYWYEHRGDSDDPTELGLPLGAVRLLRSLHTGYYS
- a CDS encoding phage major capsid protein, which produces MPLTVKQLAEQRAPIGAEIRKMADTLEGAKTDFTPEERSKWEKLNADFNALTRQLEVARRSEEIGAELGGSGEERRTKPGLEDTPRRGGKAGRDGKPGAEEVRALAFQAWCRKQHGFDLSDAHRRACKLAGMNPNRRALNIGLPRRPVKEAPAQKRSLSATVGAAGGYTVPQGFVYNLERALKAYNGMREVADTMRTESGNSMPWPTTNDTNNMGERIGETTTVSTQDVAFNQVVFGAWKYSSKMVQVPAELLEDSAFNLADEISSMLGERLGRVQELDFTQGTGIGQPQGVLTGAQLGVTAASDTAIAADEILNLIHSVDPAYRRDPSFRIMFHDQILLVIRKLKDNYGRYLFEEGQNGAPDRLKGVMIQINQNMPSVLAAGNKTMAVGAMRKYKIRDINQIRMKRLEERYADSDQVAFIAFMRSDGKVLDAGTGPIKYYVHP